CCGGATGGCCGGAGATCGCGGGGATGTACGTCATCGCGGGGCCACCCGACAGCATCCCACTGGTGGTGACGATCGCGGTCGATTGCTCGGCGATCCGTTCTCGCTGGCCGTCCCGTCCCGTGACGAACCGCGCATGGCTCGTGGCTCGCCGGAGCGCGTCGGCGTCGCGAACGAATTCGGGGTACTGGCGGAGCATCTCCGTCACTCGCTGGCCCATGCCGTCGACGTAACACGGGATGTCGTACTCCTCACAGACGAGCAGCAGCTCCTGCGTTCGACCGATGGCGAACGCGGGCACCACCACCGTCCCACCCTCCCACAGCGTCCGCCGGACGCTCTCGACGAACCGCTCCTCGACCACGGCGCGATCCTCGTGTGCGACGTCCGAGTACGTGCTCTCACAGATCACGACGTCCGCCTCGGGGCGTGTCGTGGTCGGTGGGACGAGGCGTTGTCCACCTACCGACGATACGCCCCCGGTTTCACGATCCGCGGCGTCGCCGTCGTTGCCGTCGCGTTGGCGACTGCCGGTGTGGAAATCCCCGCTGTAGAGCAGGCGGGTGTCGCCGTCATCGGACTGCGTCCGATTGCCCGAGGTGCGTTGCACCTCGCTGTCGTCGATCAAAACGTGAGCACTACCAGGGATGTGGCCCGCGTCGAAGAACGTGACTTCGTGGCCCGCAGCGGTGAACGACTCGCGGTAGCCGTGGGTCGTGGCGACCTCGCTGACGCGCTTGAGGTCGGTCTCGGTGAACGGACAGCGGTACGAGCCCCCATGAAGTTTGAGGGTGTCCCGCGCGAGGGTCCGGGCGAGTTCGCCGGTCGGCGGCGTCCAGTGGATCGCGGGCCGCGAATCGCCCGAGAGCAGTCCAGGCACGGCCCCGGCGTGATCGAGGTGGCCGTGCGAGACCACCACCGCCTCGGGATCGACCGATCCGACGGGAAACCCTGGCGGCGTGCCCGATCGCATGCCGTAATCGAGCAGGAGGGAATCGTTGACGAGGACGGCGCTCCGGCCGACCTCGCGAGCGCCGCCGAGGAATCGAAGGTTCATTGCCCTCAGTACCGGGTGGACGTGTTTCGGCCCGTCGGTTCGTGGCCACCCGACTCGTCGGCGCGGCCGATCCGTCGACCGTCGGAGCCGGCTCGGACACCATCCGATCGGCGCGCTTCGTTGCGATACGAGTGGCCCGTGATACCGACCCCCAATGAATAAGTACCCCCGACGACCATGGTCGATGACGGAGTTTCGATGCACCCGATGGTCCTGCTCCCCGCGCTCGTGGCCCCGCTCCAGAGCGGCATCGTCCCGGACGGCGGTCGTGACGAGATATTCCGGACGATCTTCGTGGTGTTCCTCGTCCTCGGGACGATCGTGGGGGTGGTCGTCATCGGCTACATGCTTTATAATGGCTACAAGTTCCGGGATCGCGGGGACCGGGACGGCGACGACGGGATCGATCGGCCCG
The genomic region above belongs to Halococcus agarilyticus and contains:
- a CDS encoding MBL fold metallo-hydrolase; this encodes MNLRFLGGAREVGRSAVLVNDSLLLDYGMRSGTPPGFPVGSVDPEAVVVSHGHLDHAGAVPGLLSGDSRPAIHWTPPTGELARTLARDTLKLHGGSYRCPFTETDLKRVSEVATTHGYRESFTAAGHEVTFFDAGHIPGSAHVLIDDSEVQRTSGNRTQSDDGDTRLLYSGDFHTGSRQRDGNDGDAADRETGGVSSVGGQRLVPPTTTRPEADVVICESTYSDVAHEDRAVVEERFVESVRRTLWEGGTVVVPAFAIGRTQELLLVCEEYDIPCYVDGMGQRVTEMLRQYPEFVRDADALRRATSHARFVTGRDGQRERIAEQSTAIVTTSGMLSGGPAMTYIPAISGHPVNKITLTGYQVEGTPGRDLLDTGSAAIDGRRMPVSAQVEQYDFSAHADRQGLFDYLDSYRDSRVLVNHGDRCEAFAAELRDDGFDAAAPALGDVVEV